A region of Candidatus Methylomirabilota bacterium DNA encodes the following proteins:
- a CDS encoding acetate--CoA ligase family protein, which produces MRTAPALHTSALSGARATPRVDIDRILHPRSVAVFGASDSKDKFGGRIMHFLVHHGFAGEIYPINPRRSDVVRRKAYPSIADAPAPPDVAILAVPADALVPSVTEAAEAGVGCCVIISTGFAEAGEEGRARQAALVDIARRTGTRLVGPNCMGLIVPHHHLALCSSVVLDTDRLRDGGIGLVSQSGALMVSIFDRAAEDGIGFRHCVSLGNQVDLEICDFVEYMVEDPGTEAICVYVEGLLDGARFRRCAAGARQAGKPLLIVKTGRTAAGVASARSHTASLAGSFDVFAAVCREEGAVIARDPDDMVRAAHFLVRHRRPRHGGVGILSSSGGAAGIACDRVSELGLPLAVLSLATRAQLDELLLPPQATNPIDLGGRRKPEDVEIAGEAARILFDDPDVAYGLAILTSMPFFARRTKLIGEAAQAADKPVMMTLTPGAAANAPRQALRDIGQFYFDRAEDALRVLALLAEHDALRAAPVSAPARPPGVPAAGAMRAVGAGPLAEAEVKRLLGVYGVKVAREAAAPTAAAAGEAAAGLGFPVVLKAISRDIVHKSDVGAVRLGLGSGDAVATAAREMAAALADSAPKARLEGFSVQETVAGEAEIIVGARRDPQFGPVVMVGLGGIAVEILKDVALAPAPVSGARARVMLGSLAAAPLLRGARGRPPLDLDAVVDAVVRVSWLAADLGARLVDLEVNPLIVRRARQGAVAVDGRGTLTHDHTEELPT; this is translated from the coding sequence GTGAGGACTGCGCCGGCGCTGCACACCTCGGCGCTGAGCGGCGCGCGCGCGACGCCGCGCGTGGACATCGACCGCATCCTGCATCCGCGCTCGGTGGCGGTCTTCGGCGCCTCGGACAGCAAGGACAAGTTCGGCGGGCGCATCATGCACTTCCTGGTGCACCACGGCTTCGCGGGCGAGATCTATCCGATCAACCCGCGACGCAGCGACGTGGTCAGGCGCAAGGCCTACCCGTCGATCGCCGACGCGCCGGCGCCACCGGACGTCGCCATCCTCGCCGTGCCGGCCGACGCGCTGGTACCGAGCGTGACCGAGGCGGCGGAGGCGGGGGTCGGCTGCTGCGTCATCATCTCCACCGGCTTCGCGGAGGCGGGCGAAGAGGGCCGCGCGCGTCAGGCCGCGCTCGTGGACATCGCGCGCCGCACCGGCACGCGCCTCGTCGGGCCGAACTGCATGGGCCTCATCGTGCCCCACCATCACCTGGCGCTCTGCTCCTCGGTGGTGCTCGACACCGACCGCCTCAGGGACGGCGGCATCGGCCTCGTGAGCCAGAGCGGCGCGCTCATGGTGTCGATCTTCGACCGCGCCGCCGAGGACGGGATCGGCTTCCGTCACTGCGTGTCGCTCGGCAACCAGGTCGACCTGGAGATCTGCGACTTCGTGGAGTACATGGTCGAGGATCCGGGCACCGAGGCCATCTGCGTGTACGTCGAGGGCCTCCTCGACGGCGCGCGCTTCCGGCGCTGCGCGGCGGGCGCGCGCCAGGCGGGCAAGCCGCTGCTCATCGTTAAGACCGGACGGACGGCGGCCGGAGTCGCCTCCGCGCGGTCGCACACGGCGAGCCTCGCCGGCTCCTTCGACGTGTTCGCGGCCGTGTGCCGGGAGGAGGGCGCCGTGATCGCCCGTGATCCCGACGACATGGTCCGGGCCGCGCATTTCCTGGTCCGGCATCGCCGGCCTCGCCACGGCGGCGTCGGCATCCTCTCGTCCTCGGGCGGCGCCGCCGGCATCGCCTGTGATCGCGTGAGCGAGCTCGGCCTGCCGCTCGCCGTGCTCTCCCTCGCCACGCGCGCCCAGCTCGACGAGCTCCTCCTGCCGCCGCAGGCGACCAACCCGATCGACCTCGGCGGGCGCCGGAAGCCCGAGGACGTCGAGATCGCGGGGGAGGCGGCGCGCATCCTGTTCGACGATCCCGACGTCGCCTACGGCCTGGCAATCCTGACCTCGATGCCGTTCTTCGCCAGGCGGACGAAGCTGATCGGCGAGGCGGCGCAGGCCGCCGACAAGCCGGTGATGATGACGCTGACACCGGGGGCGGCCGCGAACGCGCCTCGCCAGGCGCTGCGCGACATCGGCCAATTTTACTTCGACCGCGCCGAGGACGCGTTGCGCGTGCTCGCGCTTCTCGCCGAGCACGACGCCCTGCGGGCCGCGCCCGTGTCGGCACCGGCGCGACCCCCCGGGGTGCCGGCCGCCGGCGCGATGCGTGCCGTCGGCGCGGGGCCTCTCGCGGAGGCCGAGGTCAAGCGGCTGCTCGGCGTGTACGGCGTGAAGGTCGCGCGCGAAGCGGCGGCGCCCACCGCCGCCGCCGCCGGCGAGGCCGCTGCCGGCCTCGGCTTTCCCGTCGTCCTGAAGGCGATCTCCCGCGACATCGTGCATAAGAGCGATGTGGGCGCGGTGCGGCTCGGCCTCGGCTCGGGCGACGCGGTGGCCACGGCCGCTCGCGAGATGGCCGCCGCCCTCGCGGACTCGGCGCCGAAGGCCCGGCTCGAGGGGTTCTCGGTGCAGGAGACAGTGGCGGGCGAGGCGGAGATCATCGTCGGCGCGCGGCGCGATCCGCAGTTCGGCCCCGTGGTGATGGTCGGGCTCGGCGGCATCGCGGTGGAGATCCTGAAGGACGTTGCGCTGGCGCCGGCGCCGGTGAGCGGGGCGCGCGCGCGGGTCATGCTCGGCTCGCTCGCCGCCGCGCCGCTCCTGCGGGGCGCGCGCGGGCGGCCGCCGCTCGACCTCGACGCCGTCGTCGACGCCGTGGTGCGCGTCTCCTGGCTCGCGGCGGACCTCGGCGCCCGGCTGGTCG